From one Anticarsia gemmatalis isolate Benzon Research Colony breed Stoneville strain chromosome 20, ilAntGemm2 primary, whole genome shotgun sequence genomic stretch:
- the Set8 gene encoding SET domain containing 8: MVRASSLMASPEGVKTPHRIELCEEQPVRPTRNYRKRRIIAATQPKTENEELKSEPPLKKIELRSKPLKTSNGITNMTNGHTLRSRAARAAARAAESHKLTEYFKEELKSPKVEPPPSPPPMEKAIKIEKVTNGNTNHKLTEYFPVRRSVRKTSKCVMAEKMRDLERAVRDQREDGLQVAYFDGKGRGVIATRPFGRGQFVVEYAGELVGVQEAREREHKYAQDPEAGCYMYYFRHGDQQYCIDATAESGRLGRLVNHSRNGNLLTKAVWVDGPRLVLLAAHDIAPGDELTYDYGDRSKESLQHHPWLAL, translated from the exons ATGGTGCGAG CCAGTAGCTTGATGGCATCCCCTGAGGGTGTGAAGACCCCCCACCGCATAGAACTATGCGAGGAGCAGCCTGTCAGACCTACGCGCAACTATAGAAAGCGCAG GATAATAGCAGCCACTCAGCCAAAGACTGAGAATGAAGAACTGAAGTCTGAACCCCCCTTGAAGAAGATTGAACTGAGGTCTAAGCCACTGAAGACTAGTAACGGAATTACAAATATGACGAACGGACACACGTTGAGGTCGAGAgcggcgcgcgccgccgcccgcgctgCCGAGAGCCACAAACTCACTGAGTATTTCAAAGAGGAGCTCAAAAGTCCTAAAGTTGAACCTCCCCCATCACCCCCTCCTATGGAAAAAGCTATCAAAATTGAAAAAGTTACAAATGGTAACACCAATCACAAGTTAACAGAATATTTTCCAGTAAGACGTAGTGTTAGGAAGACGTCAAAATGTGTGATGGCTGAGAAAATGCGGGACTTGGAGAGGGCTGTGAGAGACCAGAGAGAGGATGGATTACAA gTAGCGTACTTCGACGGCAAAGGTCGTGGTGTGATCGCGACCCGGCCGTTCGGTCGCGGTCAGTTCGTGGTGGAGTACGCGGGCGAGCTGGTGGGCGTGCAGGAGGCGCGCGAGAGGGAACACAAATACGCACAAGACCCCGAGGCCGGCTGCTACATGTACTACTTCAGACATGGCGACCAACAGTATTG TATCGACGCGACGGCGGAGTCAGGTCGGCTGGGGCGGCTGGTGAACCACTCGCGCAACGGCAACCTGCTGACGAAGGCCGTGTGGGTGGACGGGCCGCGCCTCGTGCTGCTGGCGGCGCACGACATCGCGCCCGGCGACGAGCTCACCTACGACTACGGCGACCGCTCCAAGGAGTCGCTGCAGCACCACCCCTGGCTCGCGCTCTGA
- the Ddx1 gene encoding ATP-dependent RNA helicase Ddx1 produces the protein MTAFEEFGVLSELGKAIEEMDWTLPTDVQAEAIPLILGGGDVLMAAETGSGKTGAFCLPIIQIVWETLKDIQEGKGSKVIAQASSEWTMSFFDRTDALAVTPDGLRCQSRDQKGWHGSRATKGVHTKGAYYYEATVTDEGLCRVGWSTQAARLDLGTDRFGFGFGGTGKKSNSKNFDDYGGAYGMNDVIGCQLNLNNGEIRYTKNGEDLGVAFKLDPPRRAECYFPAVVLKNAEMSFNFGATPFKYPPSGEYIALNQAPKECVKLNMVSAVAASEAKPVNNAPQAIIIEPSRELAEQTCNQITKFKKHLDNPQVRELLVVGGVNVKDQINQLNSGVDIVVGTPGRLEDLIQGGYLALTHCRFFVLDEADGLLKAGYGELIDRLHRQIPKITSDGRRLQMVVCSATLHAFEVKKMAEKLMHFPTWVDLKGEDAVPETVHHVVVNVDPQRDRTWETLRKHVQTDAVHSKDNIRSGNTTPETLSEAVKILKGEYCVRAIKEHKMDRAIIFCRTKLDCDNLERYLKSYGNEFSCVCLHGDRKPPERKANLEKFKQSQVKFLICTDVAARGLDISGLPFMINVTLPDEKSNYVHRIGRVGRAERMGLAISLVSKVPEKVWYHGEWCSSRGRNCWNTNLIDDRPKGCCMWYNEPQYLAEIEDHLNITIQQIEPDMKVPCNEFDGKVVYGEKRKQAGTGYQDHVSQMAPVVKSLQELESQAQLYYLKMHHNVTVA, from the exons ATGACTGCTTTCGAGGAGTTCGGTGTCCTCTCCGAACTGGGAAAGGCTATCGAGGAAATGGATTGGACATTACCAACAGATGTTCAAGCCGAGGCGATTCCACTTATCTTAGGAGGTGGTGACGTGCTTATGGCTGCAGAAACCGGTAGTGGAAAGACTGGAGCTTTCTGCTTGCCTATCATACAGATTGTATGGGAAACTTTAAAGGACATACAGGAAGGAAAGGGAAGTAAGGTTATAGCTCAGGCGTCGTCAGAATGGACGATGTCGTTCTTTGACCGTACAGACGCTCTGGCGGTGACTCCGGACGGGCTTAGGTGTCAGTCTCGTGATCAGAAGGGCTGGCACGGGTCTAGAGCCACTAAGGGTGTGCATACAAAGGGTGCTTACTATTATGAAGCCACTGTCACTGATGAAGGGCTGTGTCGAGTTGGCTGGTCCACTCAGGCT gcTCGTCTAGATCTTGGTACTGATAGGTTTGGCTTTGGTTTTGGAGGCACGGGAAAGAAATCAAATTCAAAGAATTTTGATGATTATGGTGGTGCATATGGAATGAATGATGTCATTG GTTGCCAATTAAACTTAAACAATGGAGAGATCCGCTACACAAAGAATGGTGAAGACCTGGGAGTTGCTTTCAAGCTGGATCCTCCTCGGAGAGCAGAGTGCTACTTCCCAGCAGTTGTACTCAAGAATGCTGAAATGAGCTTCAACTTTGGAGCAACACCTTTTAAA tACCCACCATCAGGTGAATACATAGCATTAAACCAAGCACCCAAGGAGTGTGTGAAATTAAACATGGTGTCAGCTGTGGCAGCTTCTGAAGCCAAACCTGTCAACAATGCACCACAAGCCATTATTATTgag CCTTCAAGAGAGTTAGCAGAACAGACTTGTAATCAGATCACCAAGTTTAAGAAGCACTTGGACAACCCTCAAGTTCGAGAGCTGCTTGTTGTCGGCGGTGTTAATGTTAAAGATCAAATCAATCAGCTTAACTCTGGTGTGGATATTGTAGTCGGCACGCCTGGAAGACTTGAGGATCTCATTCAAGGAG GTTATTTAGCTTTAACTCACTGTCGTTTCTTCGTGCTCGACGAAGCGGACGGTCTGCTAAAGGCCGGGTATGGTGAGCTCATTGATCGCCTGCACCGACAGATACCCAAGATCACATCAGATGGACGACGATTACAAATGGTGGTCTGTTCTGCCACGCTGCACGCTTTTGAAGTTAAGAAAATGGCG GAGAAGTTGATGCACTTCCCGACGTGGGTGGACCTGAAGGGCGAGGACGCGGTGCCGGAGACGGTGCACCATGTCGTCGTTAACGTGGACCCTCAGAGAGATCGTACTTGGGAAACATTGCGCAA GCACGTGCAGACAGACGCGGTGCACTCCAAGGACAATATTCGCAGCGGTAACACCACACCGGAGACTCTATCTGAGGCTGTTAAGATACTGAAGGGCGAGTATTGCGTACGCGCCATCAAGGAACACAAGATGGACCG GGCTATAATCTTCTGCCGTACGAAGTTAGACTGTGACAACTTGGAGCGGTACTTGAAGTCATACGGCAACGAGTTCTCGTGCGTGTGCCTGCACGGTGACCGCAAGCCGCCCGAGCGCAAGGCTAACCTCGAGAAGTTCAAGCAGAGCCAGGTCAAGTTTCTTATCTGTACTGACGTCGCCGCTAGAGGATTGGATATCTCTGGCTTACCATTTA TGATCAACGTAACGCTGCCAGATGAGAAGTCAAACTACGTGCATCGTATTGGTCGTGTCGGTCGCGCTGAGCGTATGGGTCTTGCCATTAGTCTCGTCTCTAAAGTGCCTGAAAAG GTGTGGTACCACGGTGAGTGGTGTTCCTCTCGCGGACGTAACTGCTGGAACACGAACTTGATCGACGACAGACCTAAAGGATGCTGCATGTGGTACAATGAGCCACAG TATTTAGCTGAAATCGAGGACCACCTGAACATCACGATTCAACAGATCGAGCCTGACATGAAGGTGCCGTGCAACGAGTTTGATGGCAAAGTTGTGTACGGTGAGAAGAGGAAGCAAGCTGGCACTGGCTACCAG GATCATGTGAGTCAGATGGCGCCAGTGGTTAAGTCGTTACAGGAGCTCGAGTCTCAAGCGCAACTCTACTACCTCAAGATGCATCATAATGTGACAGTCgcttaa